One part of the Vanessa tameamea isolate UH-Manoa-2023 chromosome 8, ilVanTame1 primary haplotype, whole genome shotgun sequence genome encodes these proteins:
- the LOC113399844 gene encoding protein kintoun → MATGVKPRDEESSLTRADLEAIQDAMKNKKFRDLLSEYCDEVRDPANQAIYQKEMTQLEKERGYDVTFINPKGGYVIKTSVAGDRKAFINICSNENVGKPSCTVQERNGQKGMNWQLPYTIIPPREDFNQKRERCVIYDVVFHPDTLRIAEVNKRFRELVNNTAFDGLQKTYGIHFDSNNRRFPKACYKGMTVPAVIRKEDPNFKPPTDEENQEFTPEILEKLYPQHIYPENKEHLQENVTKEEQHRKKAKNSKKEFTYSSDKGYTVPKYVIKQQQNVDFQDFTYHKDSKQYSAIPSNLTIEINLPLLSSTKDCVLDVRERSLTLVSEKPAKYKLNLDLPYSVNDECGNATFDKSKHMLIVSLPVIRQSLSFNKITCQKSDSGVESEENSNSEEESSRKNNLVEEITVTNDKPDLSATQEKEMSPTVDEEFLLTNVGYTFPSYTYNALDDIVAFTFHVKNTETDSVKVKNVENKVYIKFTSIGSGFVPINYAALIVFDHDINFENAIGEAWDNNVILQLEMGGNIPENFQIGLKEDNLKTEYFDVSKVKKPSKHDTTENNIKSLEEVTSSPVVEVTNLGSETNIVVSSTSHNADKEDENEKDIVWADNGTLENGAKSILRKPIAMMRSFSESSCGDVASSMDYISSDYIPEESSLKKTVRFSDVIARQFYRYNSSIEGQKRKNQRKKSKKRNLERRRSESEAEDDAVNAHQTSRSRLKSVLKQRHDSGVADTSDAEECKYMMSDCDQYDSNTDENANKNNESNTNKDSSILNIIDRNGNTKENQPEIWKSAPIPHSTKMDKNIQDNETKVTCSTIKHNTDLYNPDRLNKGKYLEIKFKNDLIFDLDM, encoded by the exons ATGGCAACGGGAGTAAAACCTCGTGATGAAGAATCATCTCTTACTAGAGCCGATTTAGAGGCGATACAAGATGCAATGAAAAATAAGAAGTTTCGAGATCTACTATCCGAGTACTGTGATGAAGTACGTGACCCGGCGAATCAAGCAATCTATCAAAAGGAAATGACCCAACTAGAGAAGGAACGTGGTTACGACGTAACATTTATTAATCCAAAGGGTGGTTATGTCATTAAAACAAGTGTAGCCGGAGATAGAAAAGCTTTTATCAATATATGCAGCAACGAGAATGTTGGCAAGCCGTCTTGTACCGTACAAGAACGAAACGGCCAAAAAGGAATGAACTGGCAACTTCCGTACACAATAATACCACCAAGAGaagattttaatcaaaaaagaGAACGCTGTGTTATTTACGATGTAGTATTTCATCCTGATACACTGCGCATAGCTGAGGTTAACAAGCGATTCCGTGAGTTAGTAAACAATACTGCTTTTGATGGACTGCAGAAAACCTACGGTATTCATTTCGATAGTAACAATCGTCGTTTTCCAAAGGCATGTTATAAAGGTATGACTGTACCGGCTGTTATAAGAAAAGAAGATCCAAATTTTAAACCTCCAACTGATGAAGAAAATCAAGAATTTACACCGGAAATCTTAGAAAAACTGTACCCACAACACATATACCCAGAAAATAAAGAGCACTTACAAGAAAATGTCACAAAAGAAGAACAGCATAGGAAAAAAGCCAAGAATAGTAAAAAAGAATTTACTTATTCATCTGATAAAGGCTATACAGTACCTAAATATGTCATTAAACAACAGCAAAATGTAGATTTTCAAGACTTTACTTATCACAAGGACAGTAAGCAATATTCTGCAATACCAAGTAATTTaactattgaaattaatttaccaCTTTTGTCATCAACTAAGGACTGTGTATTAGATGTTCGGGAAAGAAGCCTCACACTGGTATCAGAAAAACCTGCTAAGTATAAACTTAACCTTGATCTCCCTTACTCTGTGAATGATGAATGTGGAAATGCAACATTTGATAAATCAAAGCATATGTTAATTGTGTCACTGCCAGTTATTAGACAGAGTTTatctttcaataaaataacttgtCAGAAGAGCGACAGTGGTGTAGAGAGTGAAGAAAATTCAAACAGTGAAGAAGAATCTTCTagaaaaaataatcttgtaGAAGAAATAACAGTAACTAATGATAAGCCAGATTTATCTGCAACACAGGAAAAGGAAATGTCGCCTACAGTCGATGAAGAATTTTTACTTACCAATGTTGGGTATACATTCCCATCATATACTTATAATGCACTAGATGACATTGTAGCATTCACCTTTCATGTTAAAAATACAGAAACAGATTCTGTTAAggttaaaaatgttgaaaacaaagtatatattaaattcacttcAATTGGCTCAGGATTTGTACCTATAAATTATGCAGCTCTCATTGTGTTTGATcatgatattaattttgaaaatgcaATAGGTGAGGCCTGggataataatgttattttacaacTAGAAATGGGTGGAAATATTCCTGAAAATTTCCAAATAGGATTAAAAGAAGACAATTTGAAAACAGAATACTTTGATGTGTCTAAAGTTAAGAAACCATCAAAACATGACAcgactgaaaataatattaaatctttggAAGAAGTTACGTCAAGTCCTGTTGTTGAAGTTACTAACTTAGGAAGTGaaacaaatattgttgtttCATCTACATCTCATAATGCTGATAAAGAAGATGAAAATGAAAAGGATATAGTATGGGCTGATAATGGTACTTTAGAAAATGGAGCCAAGAGTATTCTACGGAAGCCAATTGCAATGATGAGAAGTTTTTCTGAATCAAGCTGTGGAGATGTTGCATCATCAATGGACTACATTAGCTCTGACTATATTCCTGAAGAATCTAGTTTGAAAAAAACTGTAAGATTTAGTGATGTCATTGCAAGGCAGTTTTACAG atacaATTCATCAATTGAAggtcaaaagagaaaaaatcaACGTAAGAAGAGTAAAAAACGTAATTTGGAAAGGCGTAGAAGTGAAAGTGAAGCTGAAGATGATGCTGTAAATGCACAtcag acATCTAGATCCAGGCTGAAATCGGTCCTTAAACAGAGACACGATAGTGGAGTTGCAGACACTTCAGATGCAGAAGAATGCAAGTATATGATGTCTGATTGTGATCAGTATGACAGCAATACAGATgagaatgcaaataaaaataatgagtcTAATACTAACAAAGATTCatcaattttaaacataattgatAGAAATGGTAATACAAAAGAGAATCAACCCGAGATATGGAAATCGGCACCTATCCCACACAGTACAAAAATGgacaaaaatatacaagataATGAAACAAAAGTTACTTGTAGTACTATTAAACATAACACAGATCTTTATAATCCAGACAGATTAAATAAAGGGAAATATTtagagattaaatttaaaaatgatcttATATTCGATCTTGATATGTAA
- the LOC113400025 gene encoding rRNA methyltransferase 3, mitochondrial, translated as MSRNIYCFSKSFLSQIPKISATRLYGRWMHRRPAKVLLPFEPDSQVSLTEEKVIDIGTDGFKKNKNEKIETNESKPLVPVTSQDHFKQLKEKKNIALKKKKFYLSQKKVFDDKGEIIYEKLKENDGRISNLFVKLKSKKERLKAGQMLVEGWRLIVDGLEANCILKYVIFSRIEDLNSLRPFLPKTGVQFYKIPYKEIELWSDVETSPGIFGVFDIPNADNIKRYSNPIPLQFICDNIRTPGNLGAILRAAVGVGTEKIFLTKGCVDLWDPKVIRSASGAHFRQPIHTSVDWEELPNLLDQNTSIFIADNNTNTSETAETENVIRNNISVLPYYGIDYANLKHVTLIIGGETEGISENSYRLAANRNGLRLNIPLHKGVDSLNTGMAAAVIAFEIKKQFIQAWAKLRLNKNTVT; from the exons ATGAGTaggaatatttattgtttttctaaatCTTTTCTATCACAAATACCAAAAATATCTGCTACTAGGTTATATGGAAGATGGATGCACAGGAGACCAGCCAAAGTTTTATTACCATTCGAACCTGATTCCCAAGTCAGTTTAACTGAAGAGAAAGTTATTGACATCGGTACTGACGGTTTCAAGaagaacaaaaatgaaaaaatcgaAACCAACGAAAGCAAGCCACTCGTGCCGGTAACAAGTCAAGATCATTTTAAGCAATTAAAGGAAAAGAAGAATATtgcattgaaaaaaaagaagttcTATTTGAgccaaaaaaaagtatttgatgATAAAggtgaaattatttatgaaaagttGAAAGAAAATGATGGAAGAATTAG caATCTCTTTGTGAAACTAAAGTCAAAAAAGGAAAGATTAAAAGCTGGACAAATGTTAGTTGAGGGCTGGAGATTAATTGTTGATGGCTTAGAAGCAAATTGTATTctgaaatatgtaatattcagCCGTATTGAAGATTTAAATAGTTTGAGACCATTCCTGCCCAAAACTGGAgttcagttttataaaattccatATAAAGAAATAGAATTATGGTCTGATGTAGAAACATCACCTGGAATATTtg gTGTATTTGATATCCCTAACGCTGACAATATTAAGAGGTACTCTAATCCAATACCACTCCAGTTTATTTGTGATAATATACGCACACCAGGAAATTTAGGTGCAATTCTGAGAGCAGCTGTCGGAGTTGGAACAGAAAAGATTTTCCTTACAAAAG GCTGTGTTGATCTTTGGGATCCAAAAGTTATAAGAAGTGCATCAGGGGCACATTTCAGACAACCAATCCATACTTCAGTTGATTGGGAGGAATTACCTAATTTATTGGACCAAAATACATCAATATTTATAGCTGACAATAACACAAATACATCAGAAACAGCAGAAACAGAGAATGTTATTAGGAACAATATATCGGTATTGCCATATTATGGAATTGATTATGCCAATTTGAAACATGTAACACTTATAATAGGTGGAGAAACTGAAGGAATAAGTGAAAATAGTTACAG attaGCTGCAAACAGGAACGGACTGCGTTTAAATATACCACTACACAAAGGGGTTGACAGTTTAAACACTGGAATGGCAGCAGCCGTTATAGCTTTTGAAATTAAGAAACAGTTCATTCAAGCATGGGCAAAACTAAGATTAAATAAGAATACCGTAACCTAG